The genomic region AGCTTTTAATTGGTATGGCTTATCCAATTTCTTTTTTAATTTTTCAAGCATTCTTTCTCTATCTTGGTTATCTTTTTTAGCGCGTTTAGACGACCATGTCAGATGAATCTTTACTGGTATTTCTTCAATTCTATATTTTTAGGCCTACCCCGTTTGCCAATTTCTGAAATTTCATCTTCTTTTAGAGGAACTTTAACTTCTATATTTTGATTAACAACCTTACTGCGATATATGATTTCACCACTCATTGGATCTGTAGTGTTATTCCAGTTACTTTCATCCCAAACCATTTCTTTGAATCGTTCTTTAGAACGTTTCAAAGTATAACTAATTACAAAGTCTTGTCCACCTTTGATAAGGTATTCTAAGTTACTTCCACTATTAAGTCCTCTATCTGCTACCACGGTAATCTTCTCTAACCCATATAACTTTTTTAGTTTTTCAACAGATTGTACTAAAGTATTTTGGTCCATTGTGTTCCCTGGAAAAAGCTCAAATGTTATTGGAATGCCGTTATTATCCATCAAAAGCCCCATTACTACTTGAACTTCATTATTTTTATGATCTTTTGAAAATCCAAACATTCTAAGTTCGCCCCATTTGGTACTTTCGAAGGAATATGTCGTTACATCATAGTAAGCTTCAGACTCTTTTCGGTTCGTTTTCTTTTGAAAAAAGTCTGCTAAATGGGCTACCACAGCTTCTTTTTGGTCAGCAAGAACGTCTAAAACATCATAAAATATATCGTTTCCCAGAATTGGTACTCCAGCATAACGTTTTTGCTCTGAAGCCGCTAGATTAATGCTTGATGGGTGTGCGCAGCGATGAGCAATTAAATAATAAAGTGCTTGGGCCACAGTCTTTGCATTGCGCTTTCCAGAACTAACTTCAAAGAAGTTATCAAGGGCCATATTACTCCATAGTTGGTTGATTAGTGCATGACCGAAGTTATAGGAAGGAACAACATCAGTAGGAGACAAAATATCCATAACGGGTACTTCAAGAGCTAAAGGTGCAGTAGAAGTTTTCTTTGCCTTAGTAATTTCAGCTGCTTCGGCTTTTAATTTTGCAATAATATCTGGATCTTCTGCAAGCATACGTTCATAGTTGCCAATAGTTTTTACAACATGAGTTTTCTTGCGATTAGTTCCCGGAATGCGAGTATCTTCTCTAAATTGAATTACACGAGCCTTTCCTGAACCTGTTATTGCAACGTACATAACCTGTTCCCCCTGAATAATTATTTATATTCCTATTATACCATTTTTAAGTATAAATGGAAAGAAAATAATAGGAAATAACAGGACAAAATATATAAAAATTTTACAAATAAAAAGATCTCTGAAAACCGCTTCATTAGCAATCCTCAGAGATTCCTATTAAATTTAATGGGCATGATATCTTCTAAAGTCAGGAATAAATATTAAAAAAAATTAAGCTAGTACATGAAAAATATAATAGGATAAACAATAAAAAAGAGCCTATTTTATTGGCCCTAAGATACTAAATATACAGTTATCCATCTAATATGTAAAACAATCACCCAAATCTTAACTACTGCTAACGCTACAAGCACTTTAGGCAACCAAGGTACTTGAGATTTAACTCGGTATATAAATACTAATGATATGCCTACAAAGAGTAATACAAACAAAACTGTAAAATGCATAGATATATTTAAAAAGTAATCCATCAATGGATTTGCTTCTTCAATAATATCTAGCTTTAATCCAATGCAAGTAAATAATATATCTAAAACAGTTAATAAAAATATAGTAAAAT from Serpentinicella alkaliphila harbors:
- a CDS encoding IS1634 family transposase yields the protein MYVAITGSGKARVIQFREDTRIPGTNRKKTHVVKTIGNYERMLAEDPDIIAKLKAEAAEITKAKKTSTAPLALEVPVMDILSPTDVVPSYNFGHALINQLWSNMALDNFFEVSSGKRNAKTVAQALYYLIAHRCAHPSSINLAASEQKRYAGVPILGNDIFYDVLDVLADQKEAVVAHLADFFQKKTNRKESEAYYDVTTYSFESTKWGELRMFGFSKDHKNNEVQVVMGLLMDNNGIPITFELFPGNTMDQNTLVQSVEKLKKLYGLEKITVVADRGLNSGSNLEYLIKGGQDFVISYTLKRSKERFKEMVWDESNWNNTTDPMSGEIIYRSKVVNQNIEVKVPLKEDEISEIGKRGRPKNIELKKYQ
- a CDS encoding DUF5658 family protein — its product is MKKSQLIYFTIFLLTVLDILFTCIGLKLDIIEEANPLMDYFLNISMHFTVLFVLLFVGISLVFIYRVKSQVPWLPKVLVALAVVKIWVIVLHIRWITVYLVS